The following coding sequences lie in one Bacteroidota bacterium genomic window:
- a CDS encoding DUF3109 family protein encodes MIIIRNTILSDDFLNARFVCDLPRCKGECCVGGDAGAPLEEEEISILEDEIENILPFMTEAGREVVSQQGVFDYDEAGNFVTPLVDGKECAFAGFYPNGVSYCTIERAWSQGKTGFRKPVSCHLYPVRLAVKGGFTHVNYHQWSICNPARKLGNRTGTPLYKFLKEALIRKFGQEWYAQLEREMQQSK; translated from the coding sequence ATGATTATCATTCGCAACACCATCCTTTCCGACGATTTTCTGAACGCCCGGTTTGTGTGCGACCTGCCCCGCTGCAAAGGCGAGTGCTGTGTGGGCGGCGATGCCGGTGCTCCGCTCGAAGAAGAGGAAATCAGCATTCTGGAAGATGAAATTGAGAATATTCTGCCATTTATGACCGAGGCAGGCAGGGAGGTGGTCAGCCAGCAGGGGGTGTTCGATTACGACGAAGCGGGCAATTTCGTTACTCCGCTGGTGGATGGCAAAGAGTGCGCTTTTGCCGGTTTTTATCCCAACGGGGTGAGTTACTGCACAATCGAAAGGGCGTGGAGCCAGGGGAAGACAGGTTTTCGCAAGCCGGTGAGTTGTCACCTGTATCCGGTGAGGCTGGCGGTCAAGGGCGGTTTTACGCATGTCAACTACCACCAGTGGAGCATATGCAACCCTGCCCGTAAGCTTGGTAACCGCACCGGAACACCGCTCTACAAATTTCTTAAAGAGGCCCTCATCCGCAAGTTTGGCCAGGAGTGGTATGCACAGCTCGAAAGAGAAATGCAGCAAAGCAAATGA
- a CDS encoding glucosamine-6-phosphate isomerase, with translation MPYITVDNFPKLGLLTALRFLEWVADHPEGVISLPTGKTPEYFIKWTQQILENWNSREGEKLRRDNGLLLDKKPRLDLLRFVQIDEFYPISSAQHNSFYNYVSNFYIRGFGLNPKRSLLINCDEIPLWEGRHFSKVFPDTIVDLGLRYREPKTRLEEIQQKSIFMIDDWCTQYEQQIREMGGIGFFLGGIGPDGHIAFNTRGSDHHSTTRLTATNFETQAVAAGDLGGIEVSRNRLVITIGLQTITYNPEAVAIIFAAGEAKAPMVRDALEETPSNMYPATALTRLPHARFYLTTGAASMLSDAMEHYYTGSPWTQEKTERAVLDLCRRINKFADRLTMDDLKSDPYCRLIPGLNANTVSEVMDSITKKIEKGTAPLGNQVFYHTGPHHDDIMLGLLPHIHRLSRNETNRSHFSVLTSGFTAVTNKFLIQKLEDVLYFLDREEIQMVKYPDFFERGYKHKYDKDVYHYLIKVASGQEIERRRGFAHRMVRNLIEVYSVKNENQLRDTIHDVLSVARNSYDGAKMPPKIQTLKGMIREFEEELVWACFGMTKNEVRHLRLGFYTGDIFTEKPERQRDVLPILEELRRIQPTVISLAFDPEGSGPDTHYKVLQAIADAIRLWGQEKDLSQLRIWGYRNVWYQFHAAEATHIVPVSLNAMGIMDYTFTNCYLSQVDASFPSYRHDGKFSDLSKRIWVDQLRQVQLLLGKPFFYQNESPRLRTTHGLLYFKEMDVEEFLRSARELEKSTEGF, from the coding sequence ATTCCCTACATCACGGTGGACAATTTCCCCAAACTTGGGCTGCTCACCGCACTGCGCTTTCTCGAATGGGTGGCCGATCATCCCGAGGGCGTCATCAGCCTGCCTACCGGCAAAACCCCTGAGTACTTCATCAAATGGACGCAGCAGATCCTCGAAAACTGGAACAGCCGCGAAGGCGAAAAACTGCGCAGGGACAACGGCCTGTTGCTGGACAAAAAACCCCGCCTCGACCTGCTTCGATTTGTGCAGATCGACGAGTTTTACCCAATCAGCTCCGCACAGCACAACAGCTTTTACAACTACGTGAGCAATTTCTATATCAGGGGTTTTGGCCTCAACCCCAAACGCAGCCTGCTGATCAATTGCGACGAGATACCATTATGGGAAGGCAGACATTTCAGCAAGGTCTTTCCCGATACCATTGTGGATTTGGGATTGCGTTACCGCGAACCCAAAACCCGCCTGGAGGAAATTCAGCAGAAATCCATCTTTATGATCGATGACTGGTGCACCCAATACGAGCAGCAAATCCGCGAAATGGGGGGCATCGGATTCTTTCTGGGAGGCATAGGTCCCGACGGGCATATTGCTTTCAACACCCGCGGCTCAGACCACCACAGCACTACCCGCCTCACAGCCACCAATTTCGAGACACAGGCTGTGGCAGCCGGCGACCTTGGCGGCATCGAAGTGTCGCGCAACAGGCTGGTAATCACCATCGGACTGCAAACCATCACCTACAATCCGGAGGCTGTGGCCATCATATTTGCCGCCGGCGAAGCCAAAGCCCCGATGGTGCGCGATGCGCTGGAAGAAACCCCTTCGAACATGTATCCCGCAACTGCCCTCACCCGCCTGCCTCATGCCAGGTTTTACCTGACCACAGGTGCAGCCAGCATGCTCAGCGATGCCATGGAACACTACTACACCGGCAGTCCGTGGACACAGGAAAAAACAGAGCGGGCGGTACTCGACCTGTGTCGCAGGATCAACAAGTTTGCCGACCGCCTCACAATGGACGACCTCAAATCTGATCCCTATTGCCGCCTCATTCCCGGCCTGAATGCCAATACGGTGAGCGAGGTAATGGATAGCATCACCAAAAAAATCGAGAAGGGTACCGCCCCACTCGGAAACCAGGTATTTTACCACACCGGCCCGCACCACGACGACATCATGCTCGGGCTGTTGCCACACATCCACCGGCTCTCGCGCAACGAAACCAACCGCAGCCACTTCAGTGTGCTCACCTCTGGCTTCACGGCCGTCACCAACAAGTTTCTGATTCAGAAACTCGAAGACGTACTCTACTTTCTCGACCGCGAAGAGATTCAGATGGTCAAATACCCCGATTTCTTCGAACGGGGCTACAAACATAAATATGACAAAGATGTGTATCACTACCTGATCAAGGTGGCTTCGGGACAGGAGATCGAGCGCCGCAGAGGATTTGCCCACCGCATGGTGCGCAACCTGATCGAGGTGTATAGCGTGAAAAACGAGAACCAGCTCCGCGATACCATCCATGATGTGCTCTCGGTGGCACGCAACAGTTACGACGGCGCCAAAATGCCCCCCAAAATCCAGACCCTGAAGGGAATGATCCGCGAGTTTGAAGAAGAACTGGTGTGGGCCTGCTTCGGCATGACGAAAAATGAAGTACGGCATTTGCGACTGGGCTTCTATACCGGCGACATATTTACGGAAAAACCTGAACGTCAGCGCGATGTGCTGCCCATACTGGAAGAGCTGCGCCGCATTCAGCCCACGGTGATCAGTCTGGCCTTCGATCCGGAAGGCAGCGGCCCCGACACCCACTACAAGGTGCTTCAGGCCATAGCCGACGCCATCCGCCTCTGGGGACAGGAAAAAGACCTTAGCCAGCTGCGCATCTGGGGTTACCGCAATGTGTGGTATCAGTTTCATGCGGCCGAAGCCACGCACATCGTACCCGTTTCGCTCAATGCCATGGGCATCATGGATTACACCTTTACCAACTGCTATCTGAGCCAGGTGGACGCCTCCTTCCCCAGCTACCGCCACGACGGAAAATTTTCCGACCTGTCGAAACGCATCTGGGTAGATCAGCTCAGGCAGGTGCAACTGCTGCTGGGCAAACCGTTCTTTTATCAGAACGAAAGTCCCAGGTTGCGCACCACGCATGGCCTGCTGTATTTCAAGGAGATGGATGTGGAAGAGTTTTTGCGCTCGGCACGCGAACTCGAAAAGTCAACCGAGGGATTTTAA
- a CDS encoding prolyl oligopeptidase family serine peptidase has protein sequence MTLKISLFLWVLLIAMNMQAQQQGNVVEYFGKERVETTDEGHVLHRFHQGLMLNGAIRPGMLMGNQDVVLWLMATGQRKQPAAGEELIAGFPQRQDTLRWEAVRADSNHLFTGMQRGWLYAEFESAERQIVLLEATGHTMALINGLPYEGDHYDYGYTLHPVELKQGINTFLFSYGRFQRLKAALVIPSQPVMLLRRDMTLPTVLKGAHMPLHAAIRVLNATRDELSGLKMKVMLASGEELVSPLLHVPAMSQRKLPFLVPAPLQLPEIDKVEARLQLLDAHNQMLHQIDVMLKVQDARTYHERTFVSQIDGSVQYFSVLPSLSDSAAQPLVLSLHGASVEATNQIRAYKPKSWAHIVAPTNRRPFGFNWEDWGRLDAFEVLDQARRLWQTDSLRTYVTGHSMGGHGTWVMGGTYPGMFAAMAPAAGYPDIIAYRRTGSDTAFFDHPHYQMLYRSALHARMTAFTENYVQTPLYVLHGDADEVVPVTQARSMRDILAPLHRHMAYYEHPGGTHWYGDESMDWPPLFEFLRRHKMKPVSERDTLVLLTANIGVNATNAWLTIGQQQQNGMMSRAEAIRSPKSLEIKTANVRRLALSDEAFGTLQVKQVTIDGQKVSTGTKYFYFDGKRWKPTDNIPENEKHPGRNGGFKTAFEKRFVLVYGTGGSEEMQEWNRRRALFDAETFLYRANGAPEVLADTLFDEKQFAGRNIILYGNAETNRAWNKLLSDAPLQAGEGYVQVGRQRFEGDDLGFYAVFPLKGTNDNLIGIVGGSGLTGLKAAVQNHYFSGITAFPDLMIFKAGWLLNGLEDMRMSGFFGPDWGVDSGSWTLSKP, from the coding sequence ATGACGTTAAAAATCAGCCTTTTCCTGTGGGTTTTATTGATAGCCATGAACATGCAGGCCCAACAGCAGGGCAATGTAGTGGAATACTTTGGCAAGGAACGTGTCGAAACCACGGATGAAGGTCATGTTTTGCACCGTTTTCACCAGGGGTTGATGTTGAATGGCGCCATCCGGCCGGGTATGTTGATGGGCAATCAGGATGTGGTGCTCTGGCTAATGGCCACAGGGCAACGGAAGCAGCCGGCAGCAGGTGAGGAATTGATAGCCGGTTTTCCGCAAAGGCAGGACACCTTGCGCTGGGAAGCTGTCCGGGCCGACAGCAACCACCTCTTTACCGGCATGCAGCGCGGCTGGCTTTATGCCGAGTTCGAAAGCGCGGAGCGACAGATCGTATTGCTCGAGGCAACGGGGCATACCATGGCCTTAATAAACGGACTGCCCTACGAAGGGGATCATTACGATTACGGCTACACCCTGCACCCCGTGGAACTCAAGCAGGGCATCAACACATTTTTGTTTTCGTATGGCAGGTTTCAGCGGCTCAAGGCGGCTTTGGTGATTCCTTCGCAACCCGTGATGCTGCTCAGGCGCGACATGACCTTGCCAACGGTGCTCAAGGGTGCGCATATGCCCTTGCATGCGGCTATCCGGGTACTCAATGCAACCCGAGATGAGCTATCGGGGCTCAAAATGAAAGTAATGCTGGCCAGTGGCGAGGAGCTGGTTTCACCGCTTTTGCACGTGCCTGCCATGAGCCAGCGGAAATTGCCTTTTCTGGTGCCTGCACCCCTGCAGCTGCCGGAGATTGACAAAGTGGAGGCCAGGCTGCAGCTTCTGGATGCACATAACCAAATGTTGCATCAAATAGACGTAATGCTCAAGGTGCAGGATGCCCGCACCTACCACGAACGCACTTTTGTCAGCCAGATTGATGGCAGCGTGCAGTATTTCAGCGTGTTGCCTTCGTTGTCCGATTCCGCAGCTCAGCCCCTGGTGCTTTCGTTGCATGGGGCTTCGGTAGAGGCCACCAACCAGATCAGGGCTTATAAGCCCAAGTCGTGGGCACATATAGTGGCGCCAACCAACCGCCGTCCTTTTGGGTTCAACTGGGAAGACTGGGGCCGGCTCGACGCGTTCGAGGTTCTTGATCAGGCCCGCAGGCTCTGGCAAACCGACAGCCTGCGCACCTATGTGACCGGCCACAGCATGGGCGGACATGGCACCTGGGTTATGGGTGGCACCTATCCGGGCATGTTTGCTGCCATGGCGCCTGCGGCCGGTTATCCCGACATCATCGCTTACCGCCGCACAGGTTCGGACACCGCATTTTTCGATCACCCTCATTATCAGATGCTTTACCGCTCGGCCCTGCACGCACGCATGACCGCCTTTACAGAAAACTATGTGCAAACCCCGCTCTATGTGCTCCATGGCGATGCCGACGAAGTGGTGCCGGTAACACAGGCCCGCAGCATGCGCGACATCCTGGCGCCCCTGCACAGGCACATGGCCTACTACGAACACCCGGGAGGAACGCACTGGTATGGAGACGAAAGCATGGACTGGCCACCCCTGTTCGAGTTTTTGCGGAGGCACAAAATGAAACCCGTTTCGGAACGCGATACGCTGGTATTACTCACAGCCAATATTGGCGTCAATGCCACCAACGCCTGGCTGACCATCGGGCAGCAGCAGCAAAACGGAATGATGAGCCGCGCAGAGGCCATACGCTCGCCCAAAAGCCTTGAAATAAAAACTGCCAATGTACGCCGGCTCGCATTGTCCGACGAGGCCTTCGGCACCCTGCAGGTGAAACAGGTCACCATTGATGGCCAAAAAGTTTCCACCGGAACAAAATATTTCTATTTTGACGGAAAACGCTGGAAACCAACGGATAACATTCCGGAAAACGAAAAGCATCCCGGGCGAAACGGGGGATTCAAGACGGCTTTCGAAAAGCGTTTTGTGCTGGTTTACGGCACTGGCGGCTCGGAGGAGATGCAGGAGTGGAACCGCCGCAGGGCCTTGTTCGATGCCGAAACCTTTCTTTACCGTGCGAATGGCGCACCGGAAGTGCTGGCCGACACCCTTTTCGATGAAAAGCAGTTTGCCGGCCGCAACATCATCCTGTATGGCAATGCCGAAACCAACCGTGCATGGAACAAGCTGCTCAGCGATGCTCCGTTGCAGGCCGGTGAGGGGTATGTGCAGGTGGGGCGCCAAAGGTTTGAGGGCGACGACCTTGGTTTCTATGCAGTATTTCCGCTGAAAGGAACTAATGACAACCTGATAGGCATAGTGGGAGGCAGTGGTTTGACTGGTCTGAAGGCTGCCGTGCAAAACCACTATTTCTCAGGCATCACAGCCTTTCCCGACCTGATGATTTTCAAAGCCGGCTGGCTGCTCAACGGCCTGGAAGACATGCGGATGAGCGGTTTTTTTGGTCCCGATTGGGGAGTGGACTCCGGCAGCTGGACACTGTCGAAGCCCTGA
- the mscL gene encoding large-conductance mechanosensitive channel protein MscL has translation MGFISEFKTFAMRGNVLDMAVGIIIGGAFGKIVSSFVADVIMPPIGLLVGGVDFSDIKLTLKEAVMNGSEVTTPAVTMNIGLFLNTVIDFTIVAFAIFLLIKGVNNLARKKAEEPAAPPAPPAPSKEELLLTEIRDILKNK, from the coding sequence ATGGGCTTCATTTCCGAATTTAAAACCTTTGCCATGCGCGGCAATGTGCTCGATATGGCTGTGGGTATCATCATCGGTGGCGCCTTCGGGAAGATTGTTTCCTCGTTTGTGGCCGACGTCATCATGCCTCCCATCGGGCTGCTGGTAGGTGGGGTTGATTTCAGCGACATTAAACTAACCCTGAAGGAAGCGGTGATGAATGGCAGCGAGGTAACCACTCCGGCTGTTACCATGAACATCGGGTTGTTTCTGAACACGGTGATCGACTTCACCATTGTGGCTTTTGCCATTTTCCTGCTTATCAAAGGAGTGAACAACCTGGCACGCAAAAAGGCCGAAGAACCAGCCGCTCCACCAGCACCCCCGGCACCGAGCAAAGAAGAGCTGCTGCTGACCGAAATTCGCGACATCCTGAAAAACAAGTAA
- a CDS encoding GAF domain-containing sensor histidine kinase, whose protein sequence is MRTNLLDENLAGQKFQLYRFQDITTQKTHEAHLAELTRTASTFGNDDRQNIEKILALLGEIYGADACLFNVKVGSNLITKASWNAPAGYQEVDKADGHICTDVIRERRADPVAIQQLQQTAYASTDPNVQQYNLQTYLGIALSAENHPGATICMVFTQNREFTESELQLLKLASYVVSNELTRQSQLNKLTAAEANMRVVLENSLDSIWSVDTDFRITYVNEAFRKAYFRAFHVELSEGMHILNTLPQQIRPVWEERYRRGLKGERFVFIDSVPLDNDVAYIEQSVMPIVIDNRVTGISFYGRNITEKYLAEQRLIQSEQRLSQLNAAKDRLFSIISHDLRSPFNNIIGLSEVIEEMAAENGNEALKEYASAILRVSKNTFALLENLLHWSRMQSGKMQLEPAKVSLAHIVAQELEFLHQHINKKLIKITNQVDQGHYVMADAQSLAVIVRNLISNAIKFSHAEGEVVLESELDNAYVLLRVRDFGVGIPADDQKNMFKPETHPTKRGTQNETGTGIGLLLCKELAEKNKGYLLVESRPGKGSTFTLMLNPAG, encoded by the coding sequence GTGCGGACAAACCTGCTGGACGAAAACCTGGCTGGTCAAAAGTTTCAGCTTTACCGCTTTCAGGACATCACCACGCAAAAAACGCACGAAGCACATTTGGCGGAGCTTACCCGGACTGCCTCCACCTTTGGCAACGATGACAGGCAAAACATCGAAAAAATACTGGCGCTGCTGGGTGAGATTTACGGCGCCGATGCCTGCCTGTTTAATGTGAAAGTGGGCAGCAATCTGATTACCAAAGCATCATGGAACGCACCCGCAGGCTATCAGGAAGTGGACAAGGCCGATGGTCACATTTGCACCGATGTGATCCGTGAGCGCAGGGCCGATCCGGTGGCAATACAGCAGCTGCAACAAACGGCCTATGCCAGCACCGACCCCAATGTGCAGCAGTATAACCTACAGACGTACCTCGGCATAGCCTTGTCGGCTGAGAATCACCCGGGCGCAACAATCTGCATGGTGTTCACCCAAAACCGTGAATTCACAGAAAGCGAGCTTCAGTTGCTCAAACTGGCTTCGTATGTGGTTTCCAACGAACTGACGCGTCAGTCTCAACTTAATAAACTCACTGCTGCCGAGGCCAATATGCGTGTTGTGCTCGAAAACTCACTCGACAGCATCTGGTCGGTGGATACCGACTTCCGCATCACCTATGTCAACGAGGCTTTTCGCAAAGCCTACTTTCGTGCCTTTCATGTGGAGCTCAGTGAGGGCATGCACATCCTCAACACCTTGCCCCAGCAGATCCGTCCGGTATGGGAAGAGCGCTACAGGCGCGGACTCAAAGGCGAACGCTTTGTGTTTATCGATTCCGTTCCGCTGGACAATGATGTGGCATACATTGAGCAATCGGTAATGCCCATTGTGATCGACAACCGTGTGACGGGCATTTCGTTCTACGGCCGCAACATCACCGAAAAATACCTGGCTGAGCAACGCCTGATACAAAGTGAGCAGCGCCTGTCGCAACTCAATGCGGCCAAAGACCGCTTGTTTTCGATTATTAGCCACGACCTGCGCAGCCCCTTCAACAACATCATCGGTCTGAGCGAGGTGATAGAGGAAATGGCCGCCGAAAACGGCAATGAGGCCCTGAAAGAATATGCCTCAGCCATCCTGAGGGTGTCGAAAAACACTTTTGCCCTGCTTGAAAACCTGCTGCACTGGTCGCGTATGCAGAGCGGAAAAATGCAACTCGAACCAGCTAAAGTATCGCTTGCTCATATTGTGGCTCAGGAACTGGAATTTTTGCACCAGCACATCAATAAAAAACTGATTAAAATCACCAATCAGGTGGACCAAGGGCATTATGTGATGGCCGATGCGCAATCGCTGGCTGTGATTGTAAGGAACCTCATCTCCAATGCCATTAAGTTCAGCCACGCAGAAGGTGAGGTTGTGCTGGAATCGGAGCTGGACAATGCATATGTGTTGTTACGGGTACGGGATTTCGGGGTGGGCATCCCGGCCGACGACCAGAAAAACATGTTCAAGCCTGAAACCCACCCCACTAAAAGGGGTACACAGAACGAAACAGGCACCGGCATTGGGCTGTTGCTGTGCAAGGAACTGGCCGAGAAAAACAAGGGATACCTGCTGGTAGAAAGCCGACCCGGAAAAGGCAGCACCTTCACACTCATGCTCAATCCGGCCGGTTGA
- a CDS encoding phosphodiester glycosidase family protein, giving the protein MKLHRSVILFLACIVGSWVVQGQSLVWQEQTGQYSLPAGVQLFKGTNPADPNFLAYYYKVDMAVPTVGVRPYLVASPAQVHQLSAQVGAYGAINGGFFSGGTSVSSVVYPSQVKAINVTSVVRNGQNYPLVRPLFAMEQGRQLATRWVYHHSYNFDDIYYYAQPLPYACNAPNPLPAPTKAEGTQYSNILFGLGGGPQLVKNGQVNITYCEEIFWGSGILLTDYRPRTAVGRTADNKAILFISNNLRIPDLAEIMLSLGCSEAINLDGGGSTAMAAGSQSLYNQNRAVPTILAIVHADSLNIPPTPTFTKIIDTGDEGVTSAGNWFPTANPGSWQTPSMLHALGTASQYYRFPLNLPAPGQYEIYGWWTAAANRATNTPFVVTHAGQTTTVPMNQTQQGSTWAYVGSFQFNATPDENITITAAATSGSYVVADAIRIVSYDPSLNLNIINSIAPVPGISVPLGTSKPQALAQLSPQTQITTTLNQVFTVDLLWDAPDYNGDLPGTYLATGMFELPEGVLQSNPPILLQVSAPIEVQQPSSLGQTAFQGINLRKGAAAGRYVLSGQTTEPIELLILAADGRIVQQSRLSGSFSHLIDIQAYGSGMFIAVLKGAPGTSYFKMLSY; this is encoded by the coding sequence ATGAAATTACACAGAAGCGTGATTCTTTTCCTGGCATGCATTGTTGGCTCGTGGGTCGTTCAGGGGCAGTCGCTGGTTTGGCAGGAACAAACCGGACAATACAGCCTGCCGGCTGGTGTGCAGTTGTTTAAAGGCACCAATCCTGCCGATCCGAATTTTTTAGCCTATTATTATAAGGTGGACATGGCAGTGCCTACGGTTGGTGTACGTCCTTACCTTGTGGCCAGTCCGGCCCAGGTGCATCAGCTTTCGGCCCAGGTGGGTGCCTACGGGGCCATCAACGGCGGATTTTTTTCAGGTGGCACCTCGGTTTCGTCTGTGGTTTATCCCAGTCAGGTGAAAGCCATCAATGTGACCTCGGTGGTGCGCAACGGGCAGAACTATCCGCTCGTCCGGCCGCTGTTTGCCATGGAGCAGGGACGTCAGCTGGCCACGCGCTGGGTGTATCATCATTCCTACAATTTTGATGATATTTATTACTACGCCCAGCCTTTGCCCTATGCCTGCAATGCGCCCAACCCGCTTCCGGCGCCAACCAAAGCCGAGGGGACGCAATACAGCAACATCCTTTTCGGGCTGGGAGGCGGGCCGCAACTTGTCAAAAACGGTCAGGTGAACATCACCTATTGCGAAGAGATATTCTGGGGCAGTGGCATCCTGCTCACCGACTACAGGCCGCGCACGGCTGTGGGGCGCACGGCCGACAATAAAGCTATCTTGTTCATCAGCAACAACCTGCGCATCCCCGACCTGGCAGAGATTATGCTTTCGCTGGGCTGCAGCGAGGCCATCAACCTCGATGGGGGCGGCTCGACGGCCATGGCTGCGGGCAGCCAGAGCCTGTACAACCAAAATCGCGCTGTGCCCACCATCCTGGCCATTGTGCATGCCGATTCGCTCAACATACCGCCCACACCCACCTTCACCAAAATTATCGACACAGGCGATGAGGGTGTGACCAGTGCGGGCAACTGGTTCCCCACAGCCAACCCCGGATCGTGGCAAACGCCTTCGATGCTTCATGCACTTGGTACGGCCAGCCAGTATTACCGCTTTCCGCTAAACCTGCCCGCTCCGGGACAATATGAGATTTATGGCTGGTGGACTGCTGCTGCCAACCGTGCCACCAACACGCCTTTTGTAGTCACCCACGCCGGTCAAACCACCACTGTGCCCATGAACCAGACCCAACAGGGCAGCACATGGGCTTATGTGGGCAGCTTTCAGTTCAACGCTACGCCCGACGAAAACATCACCATTACCGCGGCTGCCACTTCCGGCTCGTATGTAGTGGCCGATGCCATACGTATTGTGTCTTACGATCCGAGCCTCAACCTGAACATCATCAATAGCATTGCACCTGTACCCGGCATCAGCGTTCCGCTGGGGACAAGCAAGCCGCAGGCACTCGCACAACTGAGTCCGCAAACGCAAATCACTACCACCCTCAACCAGGTGTTTACTGTGGACCTCCTTTGGGATGCGCCCGATTACAATGGCGACCTGCCCGGCACCTACCTGGCCACCGGCATGTTCGAGCTGCCCGAAGGGGTGTTGCAGAGCAACCCGCCCATCCTGCTGCAGGTGTCTGCCCCCATCGAAGTTCAACAGCCTTCTTCGCTGGGTCAAACGGCCTTCCAGGGAATCAATCTGCGCAAAGGTGCAGCGGCCGGACGTTACGTCCTGTCGGGACAAACAACTGAACCCATCGAGCTGCTCATCCTGGCTGCCGACGGACGGATTGTGCAGCAGTCACGCCTCAGCGGCAGCTTTAGCCATCTGATTGACATTCAGGCATATGGAAGCGGGATGTTTATCGCCGTGCTCAAAGGCGCCCCGGGAACAAGCTATTTCAAAATGTTGTCATACTGA
- a CDS encoding mechanosensitive ion channel has translation MEKSALTTLAENPDMLLKMLVEFGFRLFGGIVALVIGFWLVGRLKAGLMKIMERRNVDASLRTFLRSFLSIALKILVIITVLGMIGVQMTSFIAMLGAAGLAVGLALQGTLQNLAGGVIILLFKVFRVGDVIESGSYIGTVREIQMMYTLLTTFDNRVVTIPNSALATGSLINYTKMPERRVDWVFSIAYGDSYKKAEAVLRNLIAGDQRILAEPEPFVALHQLNNSSVDIVVRVWTKQEDYWPVFFDMNRKVYETFAAEGLTIPFPQMDVHLRTATS, from the coding sequence ATGGAAAAAAGTGCACTCACCACCCTTGCTGAAAATCCGGACATGTTGCTCAAAATGTTGGTGGAGTTTGGTTTCAGGTTGTTTGGCGGTATCGTTGCTCTTGTCATAGGTTTTTGGTTGGTAGGCCGGTTGAAAGCCGGTTTGATGAAGATCATGGAGCGCAGGAATGTGGATGCATCGCTGCGTACTTTCCTGCGCAGCTTTCTGAGTATTGCGCTTAAAATACTGGTAATCATCACTGTGCTCGGAATGATCGGGGTGCAGATGACGAGTTTCATTGCCATGCTGGGTGCTGCCGGTCTGGCTGTGGGTCTGGCGCTGCAAGGCACGCTTCAAAATTTGGCCGGAGGGGTTATTATCCTTTTATTCAAGGTGTTCCGTGTTGGTGATGTGATTGAAAGCGGCAGTTACATCGGCACCGTTCGCGAAATCCAGATGATGTACACCTTGCTTACCACTTTTGATAACCGTGTGGTGACCATCCCGAACAGCGCCTTAGCCACCGGATCGCTCATCAACTACACCAAGATGCCTGAGCGCCGTGTGGACTGGGTATTCAGTATTGCCTACGGCGATTCGTATAAAAAGGCTGAGGCAGTGCTCAGAAATCTGATTGCCGGCGACCAACGTATCCTTGCCGAGCCTGAGCCTTTTGTGGCGCTTCATCAGCTCAACAACAGTTCGGTGGATATCGTGGTGCGCGTGTGGACCAAACAGGAGGATTACTGGCCCGTATTTTTCGACATGAACCGCAAGGTGTACGAAACCTTTGCTGCCGAAGGGCTTACCATACCTTTCCCGCAAATGGATGTGCATCTGCGCACGGCAACAAGTTGA